TGACCAACGATTACAGTATAAATGAAATTGATGAAGAATCCCTCCGGAAATTCACTAAAAAAGCAGTAAGAAGGGGTAGGCTCATAGCAGATGATAAGGCAGAAGTACCGGGAATACTCAAGAAATTAAATCTGTTAGTTGATGGGAGACTCACCAATGCGGCTATCATCCTCTTTGGCCGGGACCCCCAGAAGTACTTCACCAATGCCTTGGTCCGTGTGTTAAGGTTCAAGGATGATGTCAATATCTATGACCGGAGAGTTACCGGTAACCTTTTCCAGCAGGCAGAAGAAGCAGAAGAGGCAATTAAAAACTCTATCAATGTGAAATTAGAAATAAAAGGTAAACTAACCCGGGAGGAAGTCTGGGATTATCCCCTTAAAGCTATACGTGAAGCTTTAATAAACTCCATAGTCCACCGGGATTACTTCAAATTCCAGGTCCAAACCCAAATCAAGATATTTGATGACCAGATCTGGTTTTTTAACCCTGGAGAACTGTTCGGTGGATTAACCATTGAAAAACTACAAACCCCCCATCCTTCTTCAACCAGGAATCCTCTGATTGCTGAGATGTTCTTCAAGGCAGGTTTGGTGGAAGTTCATGGATCAGGCATACCACAGATGATGAAGTCACTCGAAAATGCCGGGCTCCCTGAGCCTGATTTTAAAGAAGAATTTGCTGGTTTTTCGGTTTACATGTTAAAAAATGTGTATGATAAGGAATACTTGAAAAGTTTAGGCCTTAACTATAGCCAGATCCAGGCAGTG
This DNA window, taken from uncultured Methanobacterium sp., encodes the following:
- a CDS encoding ATP-binding protein yields the protein MTNDYSINEIDEESLRKFTKKAVRRGRLIADDKAEVPGILKKLNLLVDGRLTNAAIILFGRDPQKYFTNALVRVLRFKDDVNIYDRRVTGNLFQQAEEAEEAIKNSINVKLEIKGKLTREEVWDYPLKAIREALINSIVHRDYFKFQVQTQIKIFDDQIWFFNPGELFGGLTIEKLQTPHPSSTRNPLIAEMFFKAGLVEVHGSGIPQMMKSLENAGLPEPDFKEEFAGFSVYMLKNVYDKEYLKSLGLNYSQIQAVSHIQEHGSLTMSDFLRISPGISERTLRRYLADLVDKKLIIAIGEKKGRSYELS